A genomic segment from Saprospiraceae bacterium encodes:
- the proC gene encoding pyrroline-5-carboxylate reductase codes for MKILIIGGGNMGLTYAQSFLRSHITSKEDMMILEKSPEKAALIAKKDIGTVYGEAKDCMGNADIIILAVKPQDSSALFSSLAPLIDPQQVFLSIMAGVKMATISNSLQAPKVIRAMPNLPAQIGMGMTAFTSSEAVTRIELVMVQNLLSTTGKAIYVERESAIDAATAISGSGPAYVWYFMQAMMEAARKMGFNTSEAELLVSQTFRGAIELYNKSDFSCEEWIQKVASKGGTTEAAMQSYRNNAVHEDIIAGANAALQRAEELGKS; via the coding sequence ATGAAAATCCTCATTATTGGTGGTGGAAATATGGGACTAACCTATGCCCAAAGCTTTCTTCGCTCACATATCACGAGCAAAGAAGATATGATGATCCTCGAAAAATCACCTGAAAAGGCAGCCTTGATTGCCAAAAAAGATATCGGTACGGTATACGGGGAGGCAAAGGATTGTATGGGAAATGCAGATATCATCATATTAGCGGTTAAACCACAAGATTCAAGCGCACTATTTTCAAGTCTTGCGCCTTTGATTGACCCACAACAAGTTTTTCTTTCCATTATGGCAGGAGTGAAAATGGCAACCATTTCAAATTCACTCCAAGCACCTAAGGTTATCCGTGCCATGCCTAACCTACCCGCCCAAATTGGTATGGGAATGACTGCTTTCACCTCCTCCGAGGCCGTTACCCGAATCGAATTGGTGATGGTGCAAAACCTGCTGAGTACAACCGGTAAAGCCATTTATGTAGAAAGGGAAAGTGCCATCGACGCCGCTACGGCCATTAGCGGAAGCGGTCCGGCTTATGTCTGGTATTTTATGCAGGCCATGATGGAGGCGGCCCGAAAGATGGGATTTAATACCTCCGAAGCAGAATTATTGGTCAGCCAAACCTTCCGAGGGGCGATTGAACTATACAACAAATCAGATTTCTCTTGTGAGGAATGGATTCAAAAAGTGGCATCCAAAGGAGGAACGACGGAAGCAGCCATGCAATCCTACCGCAACAATGCTGTTCATGAGGATATCATTGCAGGAGCCAATGCCGCGCTGCAGCGAGCGGAAGAATTAGGAAAATCGTAA
- a CDS encoding DinB family protein, giving the protein MDKTPHTKTSVFQALEESFQLVAESCKSLPQEALHCSIEGKWSIAEQVDHLIKSGQPVLKGMHLPKEQLLAIFGRMDRSPYSFLELKAFYLKTLKENAIKAPPKFQPNIENGIKSTDLLAKWEALSAQFQVVAEVWTEEDLDQYAMAHPILGLLSVKEMLFFTIFHNAHHLLQIETIKETFLPQT; this is encoded by the coding sequence ATGGACAAAACACCTCACACCAAAACGAGTGTTTTTCAGGCACTGGAAGAAAGTTTTCAGTTGGTTGCCGAAAGCTGCAAATCCTTGCCTCAAGAGGCATTGCACTGTTCTATAGAAGGAAAATGGTCTATTGCAGAACAAGTGGACCACCTGATCAAATCCGGGCAACCTGTTTTAAAAGGTATGCACCTACCGAAAGAACAGTTGCTGGCTATTTTTGGCCGTATGGATAGGTCACCCTATTCTTTCTTGGAGTTGAAGGCGTTTTATCTAAAAACATTAAAGGAAAATGCGATAAAGGCCCCGCCAAAGTTTCAGCCTAACATAGAAAATGGCATAAAATCAACAGACTTATTAGCTAAATGGGAGGCCTTATCCGCCCAATTTCAAGTCGTGGCTGAGGTTTGGACCGAAGAAGACTTGGATCAATATGCGATGGCACATCCCATATTAGGATTGCTTAGCGTCAAGGAAATGCTGTTCTTTACCATTTTTCATAATGCACATCACCTTTTGCAGATCGAAACGATAAAAGAAACATTTTTACCTCAAACATGA
- a CDS encoding MarR family transcriptional regulator produces the protein MKIEEAIKQKKFESEFQKAHINILYTANWLSQSMSPALEPLNLTWQQFNILRILRGMHPEPATIKILTQRMLDKMSNASRLVEKLKQKEMVERRECEFDRRQVDIILTEKGRAVLEVASKAVRQLTEGTFGCISEEEAVLLNNLLDRVRG, from the coding sequence ATGAAAATTGAAGAAGCCATCAAGCAGAAGAAGTTTGAGAGTGAATTCCAGAAAGCACATATTAATATATTGTACACAGCCAATTGGTTGAGTCAGTCGATGAGCCCTGCATTGGAGCCTTTAAACCTGACCTGGCAACAGTTTAATATTCTCCGGATTTTGCGGGGCATGCATCCCGAACCTGCTACCATTAAGATCTTGACACAACGGATGTTAGACAAGATGTCCAATGCCTCTCGTTTGGTGGAAAAGCTCAAGCAAAAAGAAATGGTGGAGCGAAGGGAGTGTGAGTTTGATCGCCGTCAGGTAGACATTATTTTGACGGAAAAGGGGCGGGCTGTTTTGGAGGTGGCTAGCAAAGCTGTTCGGCAATTGACAGAGGGGACCTTTGGGTGTATTTCCGAAGAAGAGGCGGTTTTGTTAAACAATTTGCTGGACAGGGTCAGGGGGTAG
- a CDS encoding YceI family protein, translating into MRNRNIFFGLLTALAVVGMAFTSTSLVNVDTAASFISWKAQKVTGSHNGKVMLKEGQLNFEDGQLVGGGFEIDMNSIICEDLQGEWNEKLVGHLKSPDFFGVEKHPTATFKITKVISRGLPGSYKVIGDITIKETTKEIKFNAQVEEKAGKQVATADITLDRSEFDIRYGSGSFFDNLGDKTIYDEFELSVTLVSK; encoded by the coding sequence ATGAGAAATCGTAACATTTTTTTTGGATTATTAACCGCTTTGGCGGTTGTTGGTATGGCTTTTACCAGTACATCATTGGTAAATGTAGATACGGCTGCAAGTTTCATCAGCTGGAAAGCCCAAAAAGTAACAGGATCACACAATGGTAAAGTGATGTTAAAAGAGGGGCAATTAAATTTTGAAGATGGCCAGTTGGTTGGTGGCGGATTTGAAATTGATATGAACTCTATTATTTGCGAAGATCTGCAAGGTGAATGGAACGAAAAATTAGTTGGTCACTTGAAATCGCCCGATTTTTTTGGTGTAGAAAAACACCCAACGGCAACCTTTAAGATCACTAAAGTGATTTCAAGAGGTTTACCTGGTAGCTATAAAGTGATTGGCGACATTACCATCAAGGAGACGACCAAAGAAATAAAATTCAATGCACAGGTGGAAGAGAAAGCGGGTAAGCAGGTGGCTACCGCTGATATTACCCTGGATCGTTCAGAGTTTGATATCCGTTATGGTTCAGGAAGTTTCTTTGACAACCTCGGAGATAAAACCATTTATGATGAGTTTGAATTATCAGTAACATTGGTTAGTAAGTAA
- a CDS encoding deoxynucleoside kinase — MQLPNIPYRFVAIEGNIGAGKTTISKRIAEDYGYKLILEQFTDNPFLPYFYENAERYAFPVELFFMTERHKQLQQELSQQDLFQETIVADYFFLKTLLFAKNNLNAEEFRLFQRLFHILNANFPKPELLLYLHRPVDRLLENIKGRGRSYEVDISPQYLENIQQAYFDFFKTSENLPILILDVEEADFLENQQHYQMVLDCLSQTYPKGVHQIKIA; from the coding sequence ATGCAATTACCCAATATTCCATATCGTTTTGTGGCTATCGAGGGCAATATAGGAGCAGGCAAAACAACGATCTCCAAACGCATTGCTGAGGATTATGGATACAAACTGATTTTAGAACAATTTACAGATAATCCATTTCTTCCTTATTTTTACGAAAACGCAGAACGTTATGCCTTTCCGGTTGAGTTGTTTTTCATGACAGAACGCCATAAGCAATTGCAGCAGGAATTGTCCCAACAAGACCTCTTTCAAGAAACCATTGTAGCTGATTATTTTTTTCTAAAGACCTTACTTTTTGCCAAAAACAATTTGAATGCAGAGGAATTCAGACTTTTTCAGCGTTTATTCCATATCCTGAATGCCAATTTCCCTAAACCGGAGTTGCTGCTTTATTTACATCGTCCGGTAGATCGGCTTTTGGAAAACATCAAAGGGAGAGGCAGAAGTTATGAAGTGGATATTTCTCCTCAATACCTGGAAAATATACAACAAGCCTATTTTGATTTTTTTAAAACGTCGGAAAATTTACCTATCCTTATTTTAGATGTAGAAGAGGCCGATTTTCTGGAAAACCAGCAACACTATCAAATGGTGCTCGATTGTTTGAGCCAAACCTATCCTAAAGGGGTTCATCAAATAAAAATAGCATAG
- a CDS encoding YfhO family protein, translating to MTIAWQKLIPHLSAFGLFLVLACFYFFPQLKGMEVSQGDLTQWKGMAQESRAFREKTGKETLWTNGAFGGMPTYLINTIATGNNLRYFDKIFRLGFDRPIGRFVAAMLGFYIMMILLGINPWLSMIGAIAFGFMTNNLVLFEAGHASKLRVISYLPLITAGILLAFKDKYLLGGLLFAFGMGLGIFANHPQMLYYFALTLPAFGIAALVKHIREKSLPSFFKACAALLVGAVLALGSTASNLLPTLEYQEDTMRGAPILETKGPIDPNNSSQTKGLAWNYAMAYSNNFNDLFSSFIPGFVGGGSLEKVSTSSPVAKNPQWRPLVQQYNMQAPLYWGGVGSTSGPIYFGAVIFFLFVLGIMVVKGPVKWWLAIGTLLTFMISLGPNLEFFNRFLFDYAPLFNKFRTPNSVLSVTSFLIPVLSIMAVQQFLNKEVQKADLLKGTLIAGGIVGGISLLMALMGPSLFDFSAQGDINFTQAGFAIDPLLDTRKSLMRSDAFRSFLLIGLAVGLLWFYAKEKLSQTYLILGLGILFTYDVWTIGHRYVDKDDFEAPRRLESAFAPRPADQEILQDQTKSFKVYDLSAGNPFVSTKASNFHQSLGGYSAAKLQRYQDIMDRYLAQGDQKVINMLNTRYYIVGEQGKPATAQLNPGAMGNAWFISRFIPVNNANEEIDALANFDPGSEAIVHQEFADYIKGLNPQKNGTIVLDEYQPNHLTYTSNTASDQFAVFSEIWYGPDKGWQAYIDGEKMPHIRVNYILRGLKIPPGQHKIEFKFDPQVYKTGTTISFISSLLILFGIIGLMVKGFPAWKKEWLTSPAVDAPVIQNKAPIAKTITKTKSKKKK from the coding sequence ATGACAATTGCCTGGCAAAAATTAATTCCTCATCTTAGCGCCTTTGGCCTTTTTTTGGTATTGGCTTGTTTTTATTTCTTTCCACAACTGAAAGGCATGGAAGTCTCTCAAGGAGACCTCACCCAATGGAAAGGCATGGCCCAGGAAAGTAGAGCGTTCCGGGAAAAGACGGGAAAAGAAACACTCTGGACCAATGGCGCTTTTGGCGGTATGCCCACCTACCTCATCAATACGATTGCAACTGGCAACAATCTTCGATATTTTGATAAGATCTTTCGCCTGGGATTTGACCGCCCCATCGGACGTTTTGTGGCAGCCATGTTAGGTTTTTATATCATGATGATCTTGCTGGGTATCAATCCATGGCTAAGCATGATCGGCGCCATTGCCTTTGGTTTTATGACCAACAACCTCGTTCTCTTTGAGGCCGGACACGCTTCCAAACTCAGGGTTATTTCTTATTTGCCACTCATTACAGCCGGTATTTTACTTGCTTTTAAAGATAAATACCTACTAGGTGGCTTGTTGTTTGCTTTTGGAATGGGGCTCGGTATTTTTGCCAATCATCCGCAAATGCTGTATTATTTCGCCTTGACCCTCCCCGCTTTTGGTATAGCAGCACTGGTCAAACACATTCGAGAAAAAAGCCTTCCTTCTTTTTTTAAAGCTTGCGCTGCTTTGCTCGTAGGGGCCGTGCTAGCCCTAGGTTCCACCGCCTCCAATCTCCTGCCCACCCTTGAGTACCAGGAAGATACCATGAGAGGTGCACCCATTTTGGAGACTAAAGGCCCGATTGATCCTAACAATAGCAGCCAAACCAAAGGCCTCGCCTGGAATTATGCCATGGCCTATAGCAACAATTTCAATGATTTATTTTCCTCCTTTATACCTGGTTTTGTCGGTGGCGGCTCGCTGGAAAAAGTCAGCACGAGTAGCCCTGTAGCTAAAAATCCGCAGTGGCGCCCCTTGGTGCAGCAATACAATATGCAAGCCCCGTTGTATTGGGGTGGCGTCGGCTCCACTAGCGGCCCAATTTATTTTGGTGCTGTTATATTTTTCCTCTTTGTACTGGGAATTATGGTGGTTAAGGGACCAGTGAAATGGTGGCTGGCCATCGGAACGCTGCTTACTTTTATGATTTCCTTAGGGCCAAATCTCGAATTTTTCAATCGCTTTTTATTTGATTATGCCCCACTCTTTAATAAATTCCGAACACCCAATTCGGTCCTAAGCGTGACTTCTTTTTTAATCCCCGTTTTAAGTATAATGGCTGTTCAGCAATTTCTAAATAAGGAGGTTCAAAAAGCAGATTTATTAAAAGGAACCCTTATTGCCGGTGGAATCGTTGGCGGAATTTCGCTGCTCATGGCTTTAATGGGGCCCAGTTTATTTGACTTTTCTGCCCAGGGAGACATCAATTTCACCCAGGCAGGTTTTGCCATTGATCCCCTTTTGGATACCCGAAAAAGCCTGATGCGGTCTGACGCTTTTCGCTCCTTCCTATTAATAGGTTTAGCGGTAGGGCTGCTTTGGTTTTACGCCAAGGAGAAACTAAGCCAGACCTATTTAATCCTCGGTCTGGGCATCCTATTCACCTACGACGTTTGGACGATCGGGCATCGGTATGTAGACAAGGACGATTTTGAAGCCCCCCGGAGGCTAGAATCTGCCTTTGCCCCCCGCCCTGCAGACCAAGAAATCCTACAAGACCAAACCAAAAGTTTTAAGGTCTATGATTTGAGTGCCGGCAACCCATTTGTGTCTACAAAAGCCTCTAATTTTCATCAATCCCTCGGTGGATATAGCGCAGCCAAGCTACAACGTTACCAGGATATCATGGATAGATACCTTGCCCAAGGTGACCAAAAGGTCATCAATATGTTGAATACGCGCTATTATATTGTCGGCGAACAGGGCAAACCAGCCACGGCGCAGCTCAATCCCGGTGCCATGGGCAACGCCTGGTTTATCAGTCGCTTTATTCCGGTTAATAACGCCAATGAAGAGATAGATGCCCTAGCCAATTTTGATCCAGGCAGTGAGGCCATCGTCCACCAGGAATTTGCTGACTATATCAAAGGATTGAATCCTCAAAAAAACGGGACCATTGTTTTAGACGAATACCAACCCAATCATTTAACCTATACGTCAAATACAGCCTCCGATCAATTTGCCGTCTTTTCCGAAATTTGGTACGGTCCGGATAAAGGATGGCAAGCTTATATTGATGGTGAGAAAATGCCACATATTAGGGTCAATTATATCTTAAGAGGATTAAAAATCCCCCCAGGACAACACAAAATTGAATTCAAATTTGATCCGCAGGTATACAAGACAGGCACCACCATTTCTTTTATTTCATCCCTACTGATCCTCTTTGGCATTATTGGTCTTATGGTAAAGGGTTTTCCTGCCTGGAAGAAAGAATGGTTGACGAGCCCTGCCGTTGATGCACCTGTTATTCAAAACAAGGCCCCCATTGCAAAAACCATCACCAAAACAAAATCCAAGAAGAAAAAATAA
- a CDS encoding tetratricopeptide repeat protein: MEKKAVVQQVKALIKVAETGKALQVLTEYLDKEGPKALDPYNDAIQLSAQFQKTQKEEQLSTISVADAKVSYNQINSAILLLVSQLEAPPLPAKKVKQRNGLIIGLLSVAIAAAAFFFLRPQKATSECPQYTPDTDFDILILPFQDVIPGQQVAEAHKLLQTGLIRLIEKYNLENKANVGAYATEFAKSENYPTGNRAAADISKNCDAQMVIWGTIEKIENAATNTNFSILTTNYNFLNETTVKVNKHEIGINTELGSSDMSMAFPSFGIQKDTLTSFSSIPDKIPPPIEARLKFLLGVFAHESGNNEVTQDILKEWPEEPLDQATTQAWGALLADSYLKTDNMDKAEATYSRILRDDPDNQLALNNRALIYYEKGKYAAALRDLNTNLEKNENDTTALTARSYIYMRLDKLEKAEVDLNRARNLDPDRPILKEWSEKLDEKKADETRVIKKADETLKVRKDDINSLVAKAKAERNLGNYDKAKVIAEKVISIDPKNAVAHAIIIEAIQTKNPEASLQTVVQRALKNGISIDTLIAKSRILENIIKKE, translated from the coding sequence ATGGAAAAAAAGGCAGTTGTTCAACAGGTAAAGGCACTAATCAAGGTCGCTGAGACAGGTAAGGCCCTCCAGGTATTAACAGAATACCTGGATAAAGAAGGGCCAAAAGCACTAGACCCATACAATGATGCCATTCAGTTAAGTGCCCAATTTCAAAAGACCCAAAAGGAGGAACAGCTCAGTACGATTTCGGTAGCAGATGCCAAGGTGAGCTACAATCAAATCAACAGCGCCATCTTACTTCTGGTGAGTCAACTAGAAGCTCCACCTCTCCCTGCAAAAAAAGTAAAACAAAGGAATGGTTTGATCATTGGCCTGTTATCAGTTGCCATCGCGGCGGCCGCCTTCTTTTTTTTACGCCCACAAAAGGCAACCTCCGAATGCCCGCAATATACACCGGATACGGATTTTGATATTCTAATCCTCCCCTTCCAAGATGTAATACCTGGCCAACAAGTCGCCGAGGCCCATAAACTCCTTCAAACAGGCTTAATCCGCCTGATCGAAAAATACAATTTGGAAAACAAGGCAAATGTAGGTGCCTATGCGACCGAATTTGCAAAAAGTGAAAATTATCCTACAGGAAACAGAGCTGCTGCTGATATTAGTAAAAATTGCGATGCCCAAATGGTCATCTGGGGGACGATAGAGAAAATCGAAAATGCTGCCACTAACACCAATTTTAGTATACTGACTACCAATTACAATTTTCTTAATGAGACAACCGTAAAGGTCAATAAACATGAAATCGGTATAAATACGGAATTGGGCTCCAGCGACATGTCCATGGCATTCCCCAGCTTTGGTATACAAAAAGATACCCTGACTAGCTTTTCCAGTATCCCAGATAAGATTCCGCCTCCTATAGAAGCAAGACTGAAGTTCCTTTTAGGGGTTTTTGCCCATGAAAGTGGCAACAATGAAGTCACCCAGGATATTTTGAAAGAATGGCCGGAAGAGCCACTGGACCAGGCCACCACCCAAGCTTGGGGGGCTTTATTAGCCGATAGTTATCTTAAAACGGATAACATGGACAAAGCCGAAGCAACTTATAGTCGCATCCTTCGGGATGACCCAGACAACCAGTTGGCACTTAATAATAGAGCCTTGATCTATTATGAAAAGGGAAAATATGCCGCCGCTTTGCGCGACTTAAATACCAATCTGGAAAAAAATGAAAACGATACCACAGCCCTTACGGCACGCTCTTATATCTATATGAGGCTGGATAAGCTTGAAAAGGCTGAAGTTGACCTGAATCGTGCCCGAAACCTTGACCCTGATCGCCCTATCTTGAAAGAATGGTCTGAAAAACTGGATGAAAAAAAGGCAGATGAAACCCGTGTCATTAAAAAGGCAGACGAAACCTTGAAGGTACGAAAAGATGATATTAACTCCTTAGTGGCCAAAGCCAAAGCTGAACGAAACCTTGGTAACTACGATAAAGCAAAAGTCATTGCGGAAAAAGTCATCTCCATCGACCCTAAAAACGCCGTGGCTCATGCTATTATTATTGAAGCGATCCAAACCAAGAACCCAGAGGCTAGCCTACAAACGGTTGTTCAAAGAGCCTTAAAAAATGGGATATCCATCGATACACTAATTGCTAAAAGTAGAATCTTAGAAAATATTATAAAAAAAGAATAA
- a CDS encoding NAD(P)/FAD-dependent oxidoreductase, whose amino-acid sequence MKINLPETEQQRIVIVGGGFAGLSLARKLARSQYQVVLIDKNNYHQFQPLFYQVAMAGLEPSSIVFPFRKLFQKNKNVFIRMTEVMGVDITKKRLTTPLGIVNYDHLVLAMGVDTNFFGNQNIESLAIPLKSVSEAIFLRNRILEDYEKALVITDFEERQRYIDIVIVGGGPTGVEVAGALAEMKAFILPKDYPEMDVSEIDIHLIQSSPTLLKGMSDEAGQKALEFLTNLGVKVVLNTRVNDFDGHHVYMNDGRSICTSKVIWAAGIQGNTIDGLPAAALTKGKRLIVDRFHKVVGIDNVYALGDLAYMEEEAYPEGHPQVAQVAMQQANNLAKNFKGKTPKAFAYKDRGSMATIGRNRAVVDLPSFKFQGAFAWLIWMGVHLFAILGVKNKIFVFINWVWNYLTYDQSLRLILRPHRQRAKVEKPSSKNT is encoded by the coding sequence ATGAAAATAAACCTTCCTGAGACGGAACAACAGCGAATCGTAATTGTTGGTGGCGGCTTTGCTGGCCTCAGCCTGGCTCGAAAATTGGCCAGGAGCCAATACCAGGTGGTACTAATTGATAAAAACAATTACCACCAGTTTCAGCCCCTCTTTTACCAAGTGGCAATGGCAGGATTAGAACCTAGCTCCATTGTCTTCCCTTTCAGAAAATTATTCCAAAAAAATAAAAATGTATTCATCCGAATGACTGAAGTCATGGGAGTGGATATAACAAAAAAACGATTGACCACGCCACTGGGTATTGTAAATTATGATCATTTGGTACTAGCCATGGGTGTCGACACCAATTTTTTTGGCAACCAAAATATCGAATCCCTCGCCATCCCGCTTAAATCCGTTTCCGAAGCCATCTTTTTGCGCAACCGAATCCTCGAGGATTATGAAAAAGCTTTAGTGATTACCGATTTTGAGGAACGGCAGCGCTATATTGATATCGTCATCGTTGGTGGCGGCCCTACCGGAGTAGAAGTGGCAGGCGCATTGGCCGAAATGAAAGCCTTCATTTTGCCAAAAGATTATCCGGAAATGGACGTGAGTGAGATTGATATCCACCTCATCCAAAGTTCCCCTACGTTACTGAAAGGCATGTCTGATGAAGCCGGCCAGAAAGCCCTCGAATTCCTTACTAATTTGGGCGTAAAAGTGGTCTTAAATACACGGGTCAATGATTTTGATGGCCATCATGTTTATATGAATGATGGCCGTTCTATCTGTACCTCTAAAGTCATCTGGGCAGCAGGTATCCAAGGCAATACCATTGACGGTTTACCTGCCGCTGCCTTGACAAAGGGGAAACGCCTCATCGTCGATCGGTTTCATAAAGTGGTGGGAATAGATAATGTCTATGCATTAGGTGATCTTGCCTATATGGAAGAAGAAGCCTATCCAGAGGGACATCCTCAGGTCGCCCAGGTCGCTATGCAACAAGCCAACAACTTAGCTAAAAACTTTAAGGGAAAAACACCGAAGGCCTTTGCTTATAAGGATAGAGGTTCGATGGCAACCATTGGACGGAACCGCGCAGTGGTAGATTTGCCCAGCTTCAAATTTCAAGGGGCCTTTGCCTGGTTGATATGGATGGGAGTACACCTATTTGCTATCTTAGGTGTAAAAAATAAAATCTTTGTCTTTATCAATTGGGTCTGGAATTACCTCACCTATGATCAATCGCTGCGCTTGATCCTACGCCCACACCGACAGCGAGCAAAGGTGGAAAAACCTTCAAGCAAGAATACCTGA
- the folK gene encoding 2-amino-4-hydroxy-6-hydroxymethyldihydropteridine diphosphokinase, giving the protein MPMEAIFLGLGSNVDPKEAHLSQAINEIAFSVGPILQCSSLYRTKAWGKTDQSDFINQVIKIESSLSALVLLDTILFIESVLGKVRQGKWGPRKIDIDILFYGQTVITTERLIVPHPFVQDRNFVLVPMMEIAPDFVHPLQQLSIKELYEKCEDKLWVERIAAL; this is encoded by the coding sequence ATGCCCATGGAAGCTATTTTTCTAGGATTAGGCTCAAATGTTGACCCCAAAGAAGCACACTTATCTCAGGCTATCAATGAGATAGCTTTTAGTGTAGGGCCGATTCTACAGTGCTCTAGTCTTTACCGTACCAAGGCCTGGGGTAAAACCGACCAGTCGGATTTTATAAATCAAGTCATAAAAATAGAAAGCTCGCTTTCTGCGCTGGTACTGCTTGATACGATCCTTTTCATTGAAAGCGTCTTGGGAAAGGTCCGCCAAGGCAAATGGGGACCAAGGAAAATTGACATTGATATTCTTTTTTATGGCCAAACGGTCATAACAACGGAGCGACTGATCGTCCCCCACCCTTTTGTTCAGGATCGCAATTTCGTCTTGGTGCCCATGATGGAAATTGCGCCAGATTTTGTTCATCCGCTTCAGCAGCTTTCTATAAAGGAGTTGTATGAAAAATGTGAAGATAAATTATGGGTGGAACGGATAGCGGCTTTATGA
- a CDS encoding NAD(P)H-dependent glycerol-3-phosphate dehydrogenase, producing the protein MSHPNKHVGVIGAGSFGTAIANLLAYNVDVLLYSRNAALVEEINRTQRHFDVNLSPRIRATNDIVEVAKACELIFPVVPSINFRDMMHLLGPHLRPYHMLIHGTKGLDLTGIDETRTDFRGITRANVHTMSEVIRQESIVVRVGCLSGPNLAQEIMDGQPTATVIASKFNEVIRSGKAVLSSKHFHVFGNYDLLGAELAGALKNTIALGSGILKGRGLGKNIQAMLITRGLMEMIYFGNALDASSSAFLGTAGIGDLVATATSKNSRNFSFGYRLGQGEDIESIKASVPELAEGLRTLQITRHLAKNYKLRVPITDMIYRVVFEGFDIDKALEYLMTYPYDVDVDFLNLLPN; encoded by the coding sequence ATGTCTCATCCAAATAAACATGTAGGGGTCATTGGGGCGGGAAGTTTTGGCACAGCGATTGCCAATTTATTAGCCTATAATGTAGATGTACTGCTATATAGTCGAAATGCTGCATTGGTGGAAGAAATCAACAGAACCCAGCGGCATTTTGATGTAAATCTTTCTCCCAGAATACGTGCGACAAATGATATTGTGGAGGTGGCAAAAGCCTGCGAATTGATTTTCCCGGTTGTTCCATCCATCAATTTTCGGGATATGATGCACCTTCTCGGCCCTCATTTGAGGCCCTATCATATGCTTATTCATGGTACCAAAGGCCTCGACTTGACCGGAATTGACGAAACGCGAACCGATTTCAGGGGCATTACCAGAGCCAATGTGCACACCATGAGTGAAGTGATTAGGCAGGAAAGTATCGTCGTGCGTGTAGGTTGTCTTTCTGGCCCCAATTTAGCCCAGGAAATCATGGATGGTCAACCTACCGCCACCGTTATTGCCAGCAAATTTAATGAAGTCATTAGAAGTGGTAAGGCCGTCCTCTCTAGTAAACATTTTCATGTCTTTGGCAACTATGACCTGCTCGGCGCTGAATTGGCAGGTGCCCTGAAAAACACCATCGCGCTGGGTTCGGGTATCCTCAAAGGCCGTGGACTAGGGAAAAACATCCAAGCCATGCTCATCACCAGAGGACTCATGGAAATGATCTATTTTGGCAATGCGCTTGATGCTTCAAGTAGCGCTTTTTTGGGAACTGCAGGTATTGGAGACCTGGTGGCTACGGCAACTAGTAAAAACAGCCGAAACTTTTCCTTTGGTTATCGCCTGGGGCAAGGAGAAGACATCGAATCGATAAAAGCCTCTGTGCCTGAATTGGCCGAAGGGCTTCGGACTTTACAAATTACCAGACATTTAGCAAAAAATTATAAATTGCGTGTTCCGATCACTGATATGATCTATCGTGTCGTTTTTGAAGGGTTTGATATCGACAAAGCTTTGGAGTATTTGATGACTTACCCCTATGATGTCGATGTCGACTTTTTGAATCTATTGCCCAACTAA